The window cgacgccccggaggggcagagcatcaccccctggtgggcagagcgttgcccctggtgggcgtgccgggtggatcccggtcgggcgcatgcgggagtctgtctgactgtctctccccgtttccagcttcggaaaaaatacaaaaaacaaaacaaaaacaaaaacaaaaaaaaaccaggaggGTGCCCATAGCCCTCATGGGGAGAGCACTGTGAGCACCCAGCTCGGGTGATCAGGGAGGCTGTGCCCCTGTAACCTGCAGAACAACTAGAACATAAAGCCACTCTAGCAAGCCTAGGAGATACAGCAGCTCTGCCtcatacatagaaacaaacacagggaggcagccaaaatgaggagacaaacatgtcccaaatgaaagaatagaacaaaaccgcagaaaaagaactaaattactGGAGActagcaatctactagatgcagagttcaaaacactggttattagGATACTCAACGAACTTAGTGAGAGCTCCAACAGCATAAGAAAGGACGGGTCAGAAATGGATGCATTAACTGAGAAGAAGAATAACTTAAAGGAAATAAACAGTCAAGTAGATGAGgccgagaatcaaatcagcaatttggaatataaaaaagcaaaaaacaatcaGAACAGCACAAAGAAAGAGGAATCCAAATAAGTGAGGATGGTCTAAGGAACCTCTGGGACAGCTTCAAGGGCACCAACATCTGCACCATGGGGGTaccaggagagagagcaagaaactgaAACCCTATTGGCAAAAAGGACAGGGAGCTTCCCTAATCTggcaaaggaaaaacagaaagtccaggaagtgcagagtcccaaacaagatccacacaaatacatcagaattaaaaggcCAAAAGATATAAAGacaagaatcttaaaagcagcaagaaaggcagttagttacctacaagggactatgaactgatctttttttttccttcttttttttaagattttatttattcattttagagaggagagagagagagagagaaggatgggaggagcaggaagcatcaactcccatatgtgtcctgaccaggcaagcccagggtttcaaaccaacaacctcagcattccaggtcgacactttatccactgtgccaccacaggtcaggcctatcaactgatctttttaaaaattgatatgagagagagagagagagagagagagagagaagcattaacttatagttgcttcactttagtgtccattgcttgcttcttatacgtgccttgactgaggggctcaagcccagccagtgactttttgcttaagccagcaaccttgggctcaagccagtgatcttgggcttcaaacccaAGACTTTGTGATCAagcaagccagtgatcttgcgataatgttgatgatcccatgctcaatttaaccacctcaggttttgaactgaggacctcagtgttctgggttgatgtctatccactgcactactatcAGTCAGGCCTATCAGCTGATATTTTAACAGAAACCTTGCAGGTCAGAATAAATTGGCCAgagatattcaaagtgatgaaaatcaaGGACCTAAAACCAAGgttactttacccagcaaagctatcattttgaATCAAAGGATAAAGGACTTCCCAgacccccctccaaaaaaaacctccaaaaaacaACTAATCAAATCCATCACCACCAAGCtaatattatatgaaatattgTCTGgcgtgtggtggtgcagtggataaagcatcggcctggaacactgaggttgctggttcaaaaccccaggcttgcctggtcaaggtagatatgggagttgatgcttcctgctcctccccccttctttctctctctcctctttaaaattaataaaatctttaacaaaattaaaataggaaagaaatgttaaaaggtcttctttaagaagaaaaataaaataaaaaacatgaataaaaggGCAACAAATACATATCTACTATCATTTGAATAAAATAAGTGAACAGGCAGAACAGAAACAAGATTCGGAGAACATTTTGGAGGTTTTCAGATGGGTTTAGGAgatgggtgaaaaagtgaagggattaagaagtacaaattggtagttacaaaatagtgatGGGGATGTAAAACAGCATAGGGTACAGAGTcaataatatatttgttttttgaaagaggaagggggtggggagggagagagagaaagcatcaactcgttgttccacttagttgtgccattgattgcttctgtgtCCTAacgggctcaaactggtgacctcagggttcaagcatgtgaccttgggctcaagtcttTGATCTCGAGAATGgacctgcagcctcagagctctgggatgatgctttatccactgtgctactggccAAGGTtagccaataattttttttttttttgtatttttctgaagctggaaatggggagagacagacagactcccgcatgcgcctgactgggatccacccggcacgcccaccaggggcgacgctctgcccaccagggtgcgatgctctgcccctccggggcgtcgctctgccgagaccagagccactctagcgcctggggcagaggccaaggagccatccccagcgcccgggccatctttgctccaatggagccttggctgcgggaggggaagagagagacagagaggaaggagggggtgggggtggagaagcaaatgggcgcttctcctatgtgccctggccgggaatcgaacccgggtctcccgcacgccaggccgacgctctaccgctgagccaaccggccagggctaatttctaataactatgtatctTATCACAAGGATGTGAGATTTATTGGACTGATCATTTACTTGTGTAATGTTCAGTCACTAGGGTGTATACCTAAagctaatataataatgtgtatCAActaattgaaaagttaaaaaatgatttttaaaaaatttcctgaaATAGTTCCCTTTAAAGtaagttttctttaaatacatgtcagaaaatattcttgcTACTAATAACAACTATCAATTAAATGTTTACTTTGTGTCAGGGACTCTATTAAATATCATACATTGTTTCATTTAACCCTTTCAACCAATTAAGCTCAAATTGTAGGTGTATGCCTCAGTTTACCAGTGAAGAAACTAAGGCTGAGAATAGTTAAAACTGTCCAAGATAAAACAAGTGGTACATTTATGATTCATTCTGGGCTTATATAGCCATTGTCAGCTATACCACACTGCCTCTCAACATATATCAATTCAATAACATCTACCATTTATTGAGTCATCAAAAGTTTGGTGATgtgcaatatatatatagtttacattATTACATTGAACCCTCTCAAAATTCGGTGAGTCTTCATTTTACCAGGAGGGCATTCACACCATGAGAAGTTCCAAGGATCTTGCCTAAGGTCATGTTCCCTGATATGACTCCCAAGCTAATGCTGTTGTAAGTTTGTTCACCTAACAGTCCCCTACAGTAGACTCCCGTATGTATATACAGGTACATTGCTAACTTGTATACACAAAACTTGATATATACTTCAGCTGTGGTCAGTTGAAACCATCTGATTATCCtatatttgaatattaattttattggttTGGTAATCAGTATCAGTTCATATTAAGCTTTAATTTACTTCAATACCTCAGTCTTCAGTTTAATTTGTAATTAAATCTGGTCTCTAAATCAAGTTACTCTCACTATACTCTTAGCCGATTTTGAAACTAAGTATACATTTAATATTCtgctacattttttattttggtaacacacataaaacttaccatttaaactattttatttatttttttattttttattttttttctgaagctagaaacggggagagacagtcagacagactcccgcatgcgcctgaccgggatccacccggcacgcccaccagggggcgatgctctgcccctctggggcgtcactctgttgcgaccagagccactctagcgcctggggcagaggccaaggagccatccccagcgcccgggccatctttgctccaatgaagcctcagctgcaggagggggagagacagagaggaaggagagggggaggggtggagaagcagatgggcgcttctcctgtgtgccctggctgggaatcgaacccaagacttctgcactccaggctgacgctctaccactgagccaactggccagggctaaactatTTTAGATGTATAATTCAATGgcgttaagtacattcacaatgttgcaCAAACATGATCGCTATTCATTTATAGAATGTTCTGCTCAATTTAAACTTCAAGATTCCATATTGTATTAGCTAAATGTTAAGTCCTGtatcactgaaaattttaaaaattttgtgttaGCACTGATGAAACCATTGTTTTATACAATTTCATTATACAATTGTATAATCAATgaaattgtattaaatagaacctTGAAACACTCTACCAAAGACCTCCTTCCAGGTCAACATGTATAATTAATGAAACACTCTTTTTAAGTGTCAAATGCCTGgtacaaacaaaaacattctaAGTCTATGCTTTTCCCTCTGTTCATAAACCATCATTCTTCTACAGGCTAGTCATTTCCTAGacacatatatttatactaaTAACTTCACTTTTTGACTTCCTatgatttattcacttttttgtaATTAATTCTTAGTAAACCTATGCTGGGTACTTAAAAGTAtacttcttttcctatttataaTCCATTTTGGAAAAACTTTGGACATTTGACTTTGAAGCCTCTAAgtatcaaaagattttttttaacttaatgttGCCTTTAATAGTAATTTGAAACTTGGTGTGTCTAGCCCTTGATTAATATTTGGTATTAAACTGAATAACCTCaagtgtaagaaaatattttagaaatacacTTTAGAAAAGGTATAACGTAGTACAAAACTAGATATAAAAACACTGTCTGAAGTCTTCAGGGTTTGAGACTTATACTCCTACTGTCCTGATAATATTAACAGTATGGTGTTAACAGATAGAGTAGGCGGTGCGGAGCCTGACTTTACCAACCTGAAACATCTTACAATAAACTTTGTAACTGAAAATGCACCCTATAAATAAAAGCTGGTAATACTGTTtacatcattttctcttttttgttgtttactaAGTATGAAAAACTTAGATAACATGGACTTGCTTACCACATTCTTAGGCTACAAAATAAGTGtcaacacataaaaaaataagggtCAACTTTCAAGAGACAGTTAAAACTACTATTTTATACAGCAAGTATATAAAATGTACAAGACGGATGGAaatttaaactgattttttttttagcaagtttTATTAATCCATCACAGATCTAGTGATGCTTGTAGTATACACATGATTTCATAccgctgaagaaaaaaataaagatgctcCCAGGAATCACCTTTCAGGGCCTGTTGCACTTGAGCAGAACCAAACGGCTCTCGGACTATGCAGCCCAGCTGTCAGGCTTCCACACACCTGATGAAAAGCTGCGGCGGAAGTGGGGATACATGAAAACTCAAACACTGTTCTCCTAGTGCCTCGAGTAGTTTATTGGTAGTTATCATCCacatttctataaatataaacattctaAGTAACTGTCACTAGTGCAGGTACATTTAACACAGGGAAGGCTCCACAGGAAGCCATTTCTTTTGTGTGTAACAAGATTCAAGGCTccaaaactggaaaaagaacaacaaaacttTGCTAACAAAGTTAATTTCTTTTGGTTACCTTTGTTACAAATAACTGTTGGTTTTACACATAGAAATTATATTGATTTTCTCATATATGATCACTGGAAGTCAAGTCTTTGCCCGTAGATAATACTTAGATAAAGGTTTTTTCTCCTTATAATTTATAGGGTTTTTGGATTCCAATGTAAACAGCACCAGTGAATTTTCGCAAAACATAGTTTTGCTACCTTCCCCTTCATTTTCTATAATCTGAATTCTTTGCTGCAGTACGGTATCATTTCTTCCTACCTTATAATCAGGACTGGACTGCCTGGGTAACACTGTTCAGTTTTTAAACAAAGAGTTAAAAAGCTCAGAGCACAATATATCTCTTACATTTCCACTCCACAGTGCATCAGGTGCTGTTTATAAAGCTTTTGCGCTTCTCAAAACActacaaaaatatatgaaaaaccacATCTGTGTTCAGCCAGTAAATAGTAACAAAACAGTTTACAATTGGAATACTTTAGAGGCCATCTATTTTAAGTACATCCTCTTGTCTGaattcatcaattgctttctttaTAAATCCAGACATATACCCAAACATGAATTTATGATTAGTCTACCTGCCCAAGTATACTATATGAAAGAGTTAATTGTTAGGTTCTCCAAGTGAAAGTGCTCCTGATAACTATTTCTAAATCCCCAAAAAAGGTGTTTTAAACCTGTGTAGAAAGATGTATAGctatttctaaaaaatagaagactacaCACCAAAACATGCTTGGTTTGGAAAACTAATCCATGCACTTGAGAATGCCCCAAATAccctactttattattttaagatagaCCAACTTAAACATTGTCTAGAATTAAGATATAGCATTACATTATTTCATTGCAGAAAAAGTCAAAATTAATTTggccaaaacttaaaaaaaccaaacacttcttctttatcccttactgtgTGGACCAATGTGATCAATATAACTCTATACATATTAATCTACCTTAACATTTCCATTCATTAGCATTTGATCTTAACATACATACAAAGCCTTGTAAGCAATTTCCTTGCGAAGGCATTCCCCCAAGACAAGCACAAAACACTAGGCAGACATTCTTCTTCAAAGTTTTATTTCACTAACTTGAGGTCAGATTTCCACAACTGTTTTCTGGTCAATTTCCTATCCTTGCTTGGCTTCCCAAAATGGCAGTACCGAGAGGTTTGTGGGGTAGGGAGAAGAGACCATTTTAAGAAGCACTGCATTTACTCATCTTCCACAAGGCAACAGAGTTGGGCATCGGACTGTTCAACATAACAAATCTTTAACAGCATCCAGGAGGGCAGGCAGGCAAACCAGGCTGTAGACACTCTTCCACTTGTCAAAATCAGACCAGAGAAAACCTACTCCACACAGATACGAAAGAGACCAtcattcatcttttctttttctgttgccgcaacatttttctccttttaattatcATATCGTGTAGCTTCTCGAGTCCTTCCTTTAGTCCATCCCCTATGATTGCACAGGTGGGCTGCAAATGCCAGGGAGTTGATGAGCTCAGTTCACCCATTGCTAACAATTTCTCAATTTCTGAGAGAGACAATGAGTTTCTCAGGTCTTGTTTGTTAGCAACTATAAGTACAGGGACTCCTTGATTTTCTGATATCCTTGTTATTTTATGAAGTTCAGTTTTTGCCTCCTCCATCCTTTCAACATCAACCGAGTCCACAACAAATACAATGCCATCTGTGCACCTGGTATATGACTTCCACAGTGGTCTTAATTTCTCCTGACCACCTACATCCCAGAAATGGAAAGTGACTGTTTTAGAATTGCCCAAGGttactttaattttttcagtATTAAATCCTTTGGTAGGTACAGTATTTACAAATTCATTGAACTGCAGCCTGTATAATACAGTTGTCTTTCCAGCACAGTCCAAACCCAGAATAACGATGTGGTAGGACTGAAAGGAAGGCAGGCTGGACAGGATAGAAGTCTGGTCTGACAGTCCATTCCCCATTTCCAGTGGCAAGCAAGCGTTCCAAATTGAAATGCTTCCTTCTTACTGCTGGAGAACTTCTCTTCCTAGGGGATCCCGCTACACGACTGCTGAGGGGGAAAATGAATAAGTTATTCTTGTTAAATAATGTACCGTTTTTCTCTTTGTGCTAAAATAAGCAACACGAGGAacttgataaataaaacttgcttCAGTAAACAAATTACGTGAGATGAAACGTTGGCAATCTGAGCCAAACGGGAGATCATTGTGATTGAAATTGTTTAACATTCAGTGAAGTTGTAGTAATGCATAATTTCCTCTACCTCCGAACCCCCAAACCGCAAAGATCTCATTCTGGCGTAGACAACATAGTCACCACCGGTCCAGGTCGCAATAACCACACAAGTGCCTTTTTTGGCAGAAAACTTGTCACACACATCATATTTTGATCTAATTCCTAAGGTCACTGGTACCCTCTCactttgcccccccccctccccaaaataATCCACAAGGCTCACCTCCCGAACTGGAGTCTCCAAATGAGAAAACATTGGTAGGCGTTTCTAGGCGGCGGGGAGAAGCCACGCACGTCCGCTCAGTTTAGCTGTCCACGCAGCTCTGGCGCTGGCTGCACCAAGAGCGGTTTCAGGCTCCGACCACGCCCACTCCTCAGGGTCCACCCATGAGCCCAAAGCCCATTGGCCACCCGCTGGACTCGCCGTGCTAAGCCCGCCCCCGCGCCCGAGCCGGTGAGAGGAAGAGCCGCTCCCGGCGCGGCGGGGCTGGGCTCTCCCGAGGTCCACTGGCACCACCTGTTGCCCTCAAGTTAGAGAACGAGGCGCCCGCGGAGGGAGCCGCGCGGCCCGCCAGTCAGCTCGCCAGCGCGCCCGCCgcgcccgccccgcccgcccggGCGCACCTGCAGCGCGGCCACGGCCGCCACGCCGCGGCTCTCACATCCGGGGCCCGCGGTCACTGCGGCGCGTTAACCCTTTGTCCGCTGGCGGGAGGGCGCTCCCGGCGGCCGAGGCGGCTGCCGGGCGGGAAGGAGCGAGCGGCGCTCCCGCCGGAGCAGCGCCGCCGTCCCCGCAGCAAGGTCCCCCCGCCCCGGCCAGCCTCCCGCGGCGGCTCACCTGACCCGCCGGCCGCGTGTCGTCTGGACCCCGCGTCGCTCCCAGGCGCTGGGCGGCGGGCCGCCACCTGCTGGGGCGCAGCCGCGAGGCCGGCCGGCTGCCTGCCGGGCGCTGCACGGGCGCGGGGGCCAGGCCGCCCTAACGGTGCTCGCCGACCGCGCCCCGCGCCCGCCGGACCCGCCCCTCCGCGCTCGCCGCGCCGCGCCGGTCTCCTAGCAACCACAAAACAAGGTCACGTTCGAACCCGCGAGGAGCCGGCGGttggctggcgacctcgggtggGGCTTTCCGTGTCAGCCAGGAGCCGTTGCTCTGCAGCCAACGGCTAGCTGCGGGCGCGCCCCGCTCGGGGGCCACCCTGCACCGTCTGTCCTTAGGGCACTCACTGTACGGCTTCCTCGGGGCCGAGGCCGGTGGCGCAGGTCAGGGAGCAGAGCACACCCGACGGGCGGCCCCCTTATATAACGGTGACGTGCACGTGCGTCTCAGTAGCTGCCCTGAGCGGCCTGGGCCGGACTAGTGTCTGAAACGCACCTTCCTTTTGCAGAGCAAATACTCTCTTCCACGTGATCCTAGCATTAGCACTGAGGTGGCGACGGGTAGAAACATCCCGGTTTTATAGCTAAGGACAGacactgaaaaatgaaataactgcTTCTAACGACACAAGGAAAAATAGGAGTGGTCCTGGAACGTAGTTTTAAAAAGTCTACTAGTCATTAAATGCGTAATACCTTCCATTGGATAATTCTGATTAAATGCAGTTGTGTGCTTGACCtataaatttgcaaatatttatggaacacCTGATAGGCAGTGGGAATAATTCTATGTGCTTAGGGATAGAATAGTGAGCAAATGCAGACACTACTTACACTCTGGTGGAATATTAGAGTCtcatgggagaaaaagaaaccaaatttccatataaataaatttaattacaaaatgTGATCATTGATAATATCAGGGACCATGTGACAATAGCAAAGAAAGGTACTTAAAGTTCTGGGAAGGCGTTTGTAAACATCTTTTTGGCAAGGATTGTAAGCGTTTTAAACTTGGAAGAATCTGTATGgagcagtttatttttaaaagtttgcattttttaaatatgtattgaaacatcctaaaaaaaaagtactgatttTTCTCAAAATCATTATTGCTAGTGGTATTCATCTCCTTTATAACTAGTACAGGAACAAGATTTGTCctcctatattttaaataataactgatCAAGCCTTAGGACTAAGCAAATGCTATTTCCAAAACAGCAACagtatttatttggaaataaagctAGAAGTATTGAATTACATATTTTACCAAATTATTTGTTGAATCTAGTACAAGCTGAGGCTAGCCTTATTATAATTATGAAATCTCATTAGCCATTTACCATAATCAGCAAGCAAGTGATAAAAGGCTTAATGCAATGACTAGCCTCCTTTTCTTGCAAATTTAACAGAATTAATGATTAAACTGGAAAAACTTGCAAATTGTCATTAAATCAAGGCATAAATAATTATGTAAGTGCATAATTCAATGACAGGTTTCTGTTTACAACAGCTTTAGTCAAGTAGGTCCTTCCCATAATAGTGGCAGAGAAGCATTTCTTCAGTGACTTGCCTGGAGCAGAAAGGTTGAGTTAGGAAAATACTGAGAACTTCCAGCCTTACAGAATAACGTTCACTGAACTGCACTTTACTGTTAGAACAAAGCTTATAACTAGAATGGGAGGTGGGGGGCAAATTATAGCCTGTGGGCCAAATTCAAGAGACAGGAATGGTTTTTACACATGTTTAAAGGGCTGCAATAGGAAAGATAAGAATATGCATTAGAGACCATCTGTGGCCCACAAAACCTAAAAATATTTGCTCTCTGGCTCTCC is drawn from Saccopteryx leptura isolate mSacLep1 chromosome 12, mSacLep1_pri_phased_curated, whole genome shotgun sequence and contains these coding sequences:
- the LOC136383863 gene encoding POLG alternative reading frame-like translates to MHNFLYLRTPKPQRSHSGVDNIVTTARPRARAGERKSRSRRGGAGLSRGPLAPPVALKLENEAPAEGAARPASQLASAPAAPAPPARAHLQRGHGRHAAALTSGARGHCGALTLCPLAGGRSRRPRRLPGGKERAALPPEQRRRPRSKVPPPRPASRGGSPDPPAACRLDPASLPGAGRRAATCWGAAARPAGCLPGAARARGPGRPNGARRPRPAPAGPAPPRSPRRAGLLATTKQGHVRTREEPAVGWRPRVGLSVSARSRCSAANG
- the ARL4A gene encoding ADP-ribosylation factor-like protein 4A is translated as MGNGLSDQTSILSSLPSFQSYHIVILGLDCAGKTTVLYRLQFNEFVNTVPTKGFNTEKIKVTLGNSKTVTFHFWDVGGQEKLRPLWKSYTRCTDGIVFVVDSVDVERMEEAKTELHKITRISENQGVPVLIVANKQDLRNSLSLSEIEKLLAMGELSSSTPWHLQPTCAIIGDGLKEGLEKLHDMIIKRRKMLRQQKKKR